In Brevundimonas sp. SGAir0440, one DNA window encodes the following:
- a CDS encoding SdpI family protein: MKDRLSLLDYLTLAVFGMQAAFALYIGVNGPTTPMPMHWNADWQVDRWGDRVEFATFAGGMAVIGFIAAAGLGLVALRAEDQGDSSRRRSMRIGQGLTVFIFAAIGQMITWASLGHATVDSGPAVMTGALSLILLVTGAFLGRVAPNPLIGVRTPWNYKSRLAWDRSNRLAGRLFCLVGLTGLIAAPLAPSPYGVMALIAAVIVVAGLSIFESWRVWRADPDRQPF; encoded by the coding sequence ATGAAGGATCGCCTGTCCCTGCTGGACTATCTGACCCTCGCCGTCTTCGGCATGCAGGCGGCGTTCGCCCTCTACATCGGCGTCAACGGCCCGACGACGCCGATGCCGATGCACTGGAACGCGGACTGGCAGGTGGATCGCTGGGGCGACCGGGTGGAGTTCGCGACCTTCGCGGGCGGCATGGCGGTGATCGGCTTCATCGCCGCCGCCGGCCTGGGTCTGGTCGCCCTGCGCGCCGAGGATCAGGGTGACTCCTCACGGCGTCGCTCGATGCGGATCGGTCAGGGGCTGACCGTCTTCATCTTCGCCGCTATCGGCCAGATGATCACCTGGGCCAGCCTGGGGCACGCGACCGTCGACAGCGGCCCCGCCGTCATGACCGGCGCCCTGTCGCTGATCCTGCTGGTCACCGGTGCCTTCCTCGGCCGTGTCGCGCCCAATCCCCTGATCGGCGTGCGCACCCCCTGGAACTATAAGAGCCGCCTGGCCTGGGATCGCTCGAACCGTCTGGCCGGCCGGCTGTTCTGTCTGGTCGGTCTGACCGGCCTGATCGCCGCGCCGCTTGCGCCCTCGCCCTATGGCGTCATGGCCCTGATCGCCGCCGTCATCGTGGTCGCAGGCCTTTCGATCTTTGAAAGCTGGCGCGTGTGGCGCGCCGATCCCGACCGCCAACCCTTCTGA
- a CDS encoding prephenate dehydrogenase/arogenate dehydrogenase family protein, with protein sequence MRERLGLIGFGAFGRLTARHLSAGFDILAHDPAASDDECLVTLTDLATAAACPTVVLAVPVEALEATLIAIGPHLRPDALVIDVGSVKVKPAQAMEALLPPGVRIVGTHPLFGPQSGKDGIAGLRIAVCEVRGARDARRVAAFCRRALGLRVFQVSPEDHDREAATVQGLTHLIAHVLMAMEPLPTRMTTASFDRLMQAVDMVRHDSPAVFRAIERDNPFAAEVRERFFALADEARGGLD encoded by the coding sequence GTGAGGGAAAGGCTCGGCCTGATCGGTTTCGGCGCCTTTGGGCGGCTGACGGCGCGGCATCTGTCGGCCGGGTTCGATATCCTGGCGCATGATCCGGCGGCGAGCGATGACGAGTGCCTCGTGACCCTGACCGATCTGGCGACCGCTGCGGCCTGTCCCACGGTGGTGCTGGCCGTGCCGGTCGAGGCGTTGGAGGCGACGCTGATCGCCATCGGCCCGCACCTGAGGCCCGACGCCCTGGTCATCGACGTGGGCTCGGTGAAGGTGAAGCCGGCGCAGGCGATGGAGGCCCTGCTGCCGCCCGGCGTGCGGATCGTCGGCACCCATCCTCTGTTCGGGCCGCAGAGCGGCAAGGACGGCATCGCGGGCCTGCGGATCGCCGTGTGCGAGGTGCGGGGCGCAAGAGACGCTCGCCGCGTCGCCGCCTTCTGCCGCCGCGCGCTGGGGCTGAGGGTGTTTCAGGTCAGCCCCGAGGACCATGACCGGGAGGCCGCGACGGTGCAGGGCCTGACCCATCTGATCGCCCACGTCCTGATGGCGATGGAGCCCCTGCCGACGCGTATGACCACCGCCAGTTTCGACCGGCTGATGCAGGCTGTCGACATGGTCCGCCACGACAGCCCCGCCGTCTTCCGCGCCATCGAACGCGACAACCCGTTCGCGGCCGAGGTGAGAGAGCGGTTCTTTGCGTTGGCGGATGAGGCGCGGGGCGGGTTGGACTAA
- a CDS encoding metalloregulator ArsR/SmtB family transcription factor, whose protein sequence is MNTLFKALSHPVRRRIIAMLRAGPLASGDIAAAFDMSWPTITGHLNALKEAGLVSPEREGQTIRYRLEISAVEEAMAFLMDIVGTGEATGPLPHPSKETRR, encoded by the coding sequence ATGAACACGCTGTTCAAGGCCCTGTCGCATCCGGTGCGTCGTCGCATCATCGCCATGTTGCGCGCCGGTCCGCTGGCCTCCGGCGATATCGCCGCTGCCTTTGACATGAGCTGGCCCACCATCACCGGCCACCTCAACGCCCTCAAGGAGGCCGGCCTGGTCAGCCCGGAGCGCGAGGGCCAGACCATCCGCTATCGCCTGGAAATCTCGGCGGTCGAGGAGGCGATGGCCTTTCTGATGGACATCGTCGGAACCGGCGAGGCGACCGGCCCCCTGCCCCACCCCTCAAAGGAAACACGCCGATGA
- a CDS encoding alpha/beta hydrolase: MLMLTHALLAASLLAGPVSTDIALPAQPAPLHGTLLTPEAPTAVAVILPGSGPTDRDGNSPMGVAASTYRLLAEGLAEQGVATLRIDKRGVAASTAAGFDETKLRFTDLADDARAWAAEAASRTGQPCAWLIGHSEGALVALKAVDGGDDKVCGLILLAGAGRPAGASIREQLDAGLPEPMKPQAFAALSELEAGRTVADTPPALAALFRPSVQPFLISWFALDPAALLAAYDGPVFIGQGTTDLQIGTTDAQALAAANPRATLKLWDGVNHLLKTAPADRAANLATYADPALPLAPGVAEDVGAFIRAH, from the coding sequence ATGCTGATGCTGACCCACGCCCTTCTCGCCGCCAGCCTGCTTGCCGGCCCGGTCTCCACCGACATCGCCCTGCCCGCCCAGCCCGCGCCCCTGCATGGCACGCTGCTGACGCCGGAGGCGCCGACGGCCGTCGCCGTCATTCTGCCCGGCTCAGGCCCGACCGATCGGGACGGGAACAGCCCGATGGGCGTCGCCGCCTCCACCTATCGCCTGCTGGCCGAGGGACTTGCGGAACAGGGCGTCGCCACCCTGCGCATCGACAAGCGCGGCGTCGCGGCCAGCACAGCCGCCGGGTTCGACGAAACCAAGCTGCGTTTCACAGACTTGGCCGACGATGCGCGCGCCTGGGCCGCCGAGGCCGCCTCGCGAACGGGACAGCCCTGCGCCTGGCTGATCGGCCACAGTGAAGGCGCCCTGGTCGCGCTGAAGGCGGTCGACGGCGGAGACGACAAGGTCTGCGGCCTGATCCTGCTGGCCGGCGCCGGTCGCCCGGCGGGCGCGAGCATCCGAGAACAACTAGACGCCGGCCTGCCCGAGCCGATGAAGCCCCAGGCCTTCGCCGCCTTGAGCGAGTTGGAGGCTGGCCGCACCGTCGCCGACACGCCGCCCGCGTTGGCGGCCCTGTTCCGCCCGTCGGTCCAGCCCTTCCTGATTTCGTGGTTCGCGCTGGACCCCGCCGCCTTGCTCGCCGCCTACGACGGCCCGGTCTTCATCGGCCAGGGCACCACCGACCTCCAGATCGGCACTACGGACGCGCAAGCCCTCGCCGCCGCCAACCCCAGAGCCACGTTGAAACTCTGGGACGGCGTCAACCACCTCCTCAAGACCGCCCCCGCCGACCGCGCCGCCAATCTGGCGACCTATGCCGACCCGGCCTTACCGCTGGCGCCAGGCGTGGCTGAGGATGTAGGGGCGTTCATCCGGGCGCATTAA
- a CDS encoding dihydroorotase — protein MTQTYDLIVRGGEVANHAGRGMADVGVIDGKIAFIGDLSQASAGEVFDATGLTVLPGVIDTQVHFREPGLEWKEDLETGSRAAALGGVVAVFEMPNTNPNTTDPDTMADKLARAKDRMWTDHAFYVGGTHENADYLGELERLPGCCGVKVFMGASTGDLLIADDEGVRKVLSNVRRRATFHSEDEYRLVERRGLARTGDWTSHPEVRDAESAIRSTRRLVGLAKETGARIHVLHVTTREEMEYLRFHKDVATVEITPQHLTLVGPEAYERLGSYAQMNPPIRSQEHVDALWLWGMQQGVADVLGSDHAPHTKEEKAKPYPASPSGMPGVQTLVPLMLTHVANGRLSLERFIDLTSAGAQRVFGTANKGRMAVSYDADLTIVDLKAKRTIRHDQQATRCGWTPFDGVEATGWPMATIVRGRVVMQDGELIGSAHGRPVRFMETL, from the coding sequence ATGACCCAGACCTATGACCTGATCGTCCGTGGCGGCGAGGTGGCGAACCATGCGGGGCGGGGCATGGCGGATGTCGGGGTGATCGACGGCAAGATCGCCTTCATCGGCGACCTGAGCCAGGCCTCGGCGGGCGAGGTCTTCGACGCGACGGGTCTGACGGTCCTGCCCGGCGTGATCGACACCCAGGTCCATTTCCGCGAGCCGGGGCTGGAGTGGAAGGAAGATCTGGAGACGGGAAGCCGCGCGGCGGCCCTGGGCGGCGTCGTCGCCGTGTTCGAGATGCCGAACACCAACCCCAACACCACCGATCCCGACACCATGGCCGACAAGCTGGCGCGGGCGAAGGATCGGATGTGGACTGACCACGCCTTCTACGTCGGCGGCACGCATGAGAATGCGGACTATCTGGGCGAGCTGGAGCGGTTGCCGGGCTGCTGCGGGGTCAAGGTCTTCATGGGCGCCTCGACCGGGGACCTGCTGATCGCCGACGACGAGGGGGTGAGGAAGGTCCTGTCCAATGTACGCCGCCGCGCCACCTTCCACTCCGAGGACGAATACCGCCTGGTCGAGCGTCGCGGCCTGGCCCGCACCGGCGACTGGACCAGCCATCCCGAGGTGCGCGACGCCGAGAGCGCCATCCGCTCCACCCGGCGCCTGGTCGGCCTGGCCAAGGAGACGGGCGCGCGCATCCACGTGCTGCACGTCACGACCCGGGAAGAGATGGAATATCTGCGCTTCCACAAGGATGTCGCCACCGTCGAGATCACGCCCCAGCACCTGACCCTGGTCGGACCGGAAGCCTATGAGCGGCTGGGCAGCTATGCCCAGATGAACCCGCCGATCCGGTCGCAGGAGCATGTGGACGCGCTGTGGCTGTGGGGGATGCAGCAGGGCGTGGCGGATGTGCTGGGCTCCGACCACGCGCCGCACACCAAGGAAGAAAAGGCCAAGCCCTATCCGGCCTCGCCGTCCGGCATGCCGGGGGTGCAGACGCTGGTGCCGCTGATGCTGACCCATGTCGCCAATGGACGGTTGAGCCTCGAGCGGTTCATCGACCTGACTTCGGCGGGGGCGCAGCGGGTGTTCGGCACGGCGAACAAGGGGCGGATGGCCGTCAGCTATGACGCCGACCTGACCATCGTCGATCTGAAGGCAAAGAGAACAATTAGACACGACCAGCAGGCGACGCGCTGCGGCTGGACCCCGTTCGACGGGGTGGAGGCGACCGGCTGGCCGATGGCGACCATCGTGCGCGGGCGGGTGGTGATGCAGGACGGCGAATTGATCGGATCGGCGCACGGGCGGCCGGTGCGCTTCATGGAGACGCTGTGA
- a CDS encoding glycosyltransferase family 9 protein, with protein MIGRFPILYIAEADAEDAVLSSGVLAHLVESLPHATFTIVGSAASAPLFADTPRLTKLIVLEREGHFEWIALWNQVRATKWGLVVDMRGSDLSGKLRRHKRAVRGKDQPGLHAVEAAAAVLKLDPDEIPAPKLYVSDETRAQVEALIPATGGDGPILAVGPGVEWMGKRWPAERYAKVAAKLLADDGPLAGGRLMIVGEEIDREAAHTIRYAVPRARVIELQGKLTRLQTVAALSTSVLYIGADSIWTQLAVASGVPVVAAFGPSDETVRGPWKGEAVRGPRTYDEFKKLDPRLNQAIQHMMDLPWERVLKAAQRVLKR; from the coding sequence ATGATCGGGCGGTTTCCCATCCTGTACATCGCCGAGGCGGACGCCGAGGACGCCGTGCTGTCCTCTGGCGTTCTGGCGCATCTGGTCGAAAGCCTGCCGCACGCGACCTTCACCATCGTCGGATCGGCCGCCAGCGCGCCGCTGTTCGCCGATACGCCGCGCCTGACGAAGTTGATCGTGCTGGAGCGCGAGGGCCATTTCGAATGGATCGCCCTGTGGAACCAGGTGCGGGCGACCAAATGGGGCCTGGTCGTGGACATGCGCGGCTCGGACCTGTCGGGCAAGTTGAGGCGGCACAAGCGCGCGGTGCGGGGCAAGGATCAGCCGGGCCTGCATGCGGTCGAGGCGGCGGCGGCGGTGCTGAAGCTGGATCCGGACGAGATTCCGGCGCCGAAACTCTATGTCTCGGATGAGACGCGGGCCCAGGTCGAGGCGCTGATCCCGGCGACGGGCGGTGACGGGCCGATCCTGGCGGTCGGGCCGGGCGTGGAATGGATGGGCAAGCGCTGGCCGGCCGAACGCTACGCCAAGGTGGCGGCCAAGCTGCTGGCCGACGACGGACCTCTGGCGGGCGGGCGGCTGATGATCGTGGGCGAGGAGATCGACCGCGAGGCGGCGCACACGATCCGCTACGCCGTGCCGCGCGCGCGGGTGATCGAGCTTCAAGGCAAGCTGACGCGGCTGCAGACGGTCGCGGCCCTGTCGACGTCGGTGCTGTACATCGGGGCGGACTCGATCTGGACCCAGCTGGCCGTGGCCTCGGGCGTACCGGTCGTCGCCGCCTTCGGGCCGTCGGATGAGACCGTGCGCGGACCCTGGAAAGGCGAGGCCGTGCGCGGGCCGCGCACCTATGACGAGTTCAAAAAGCTGGATCCGCGCCTGAACCAGGCGATCCAGCATATGATGGACCTGCCGTGGGAGCGGGTGCTGAAGGCGGCGCAGCGAGTGTTGAAACGTTGA